The Dysidea avara chromosome 13, odDysAvar1.4, whole genome shotgun sequence genome includes a region encoding these proteins:
- the LOC136242301 gene encoding tyrosine-protein kinase-like: MWNNTTSVAVKEIQPNVIPVTEFLRVVPVIKQLMHTNVVQLYAVCTREEPIYMVMELMKHGSLLNYLRGDGRSLMFPQLIDMGAQVAAGMAYLERKNYVHRDLSARNVLLSKQQSHIFCKVTIFSLASATSSTTHVSSGERWRWTAPEAAVYKYFTITSDVWSFGILLYELITYGSQPPYPGMYTAQVLNAVQTGYRIPYPTGCSEQLYEIMLKCWKDHAASRPTLYWQLDEFFV, encoded by the coding sequence ATGTGGAACAACACTACTTCAGTAGCTGTAAAGGAAATCCAACCCAATGTTATTCCTGTAACTGAGTTTCTCAGAGTAGTACCTGTCATAAAACAACTCATGCATACTAATGTTGTCCAATTGTATGCTGTGTGCACACGAGAGGAGCCCATCTATATGGTGATGGAGTTGATGAAACATGGTAGCTTGTTAAACTACCTTAGAGGTGATGGTCGTTCTCTAATGTTTCCCCAACTAATAGATATGGGAGCACAAGTAGCAGCTGGAATGGCTTATCTGGAAAGGAAAAATTATGTCCATCGAGATCTTTCTGCAAGAAATGTTTTGTTATCTAAACAGCAGTCTCATATTTTCTGTAAAGTAACCATTTTTAGTCTTGCATCAGCTACTTCCAGCACTACCCATGTGTCCAGTGGTGAGAGATGGAGGTGGACAGCCCCAGAAGCTGCAGTGTACAAGTATTTTACCATCACATCTGATGTGTGGTCATTTGGCATCCTACTTTATGAGTTGATCACATATGGAAGTCAACCTCCTTACCCTGGGATGTATACAGCTCAAGTATTGAATGCAGTGCAAACAGGTTATCGTATCCCCTATCCAACAGGTTGTTCAGAGCAGCTTTATGAAATTATGTTAAAGTGTTGGAAGGATCATGCAGCATCTAGACCAACCCTTTACTGGCAACTTGATGAATTTTTTGTTTGA